The following are encoded together in the Pedobacter sp. D749 genome:
- a CDS encoding valine--tRNA ligase, producing MSISTKYNPAETEDKWYSYWLSKKFFHSEPDEREPYTIVIPPPNVTGVLHMGHMLNNTIQDVLIRKARMQGKNACWVPGTDHASIATEAKVVAMLKEQGINKKDLSREEFLKYAWEWKEKYGGIILEQLKKLGASCDWDRTRFTMEEDLSEAVIDSFIHLYKKGWIYRGIRMVNWDPAGKTAVSDEEVIRKEVNQKLYYIKYLISGTDDQFLTIATTRPETIMADAAICINPNDERFTHLKGKKVFVPLVNHEIPVIEDEYVDIEFGTGCLKVTPAHDLNDYELGVKHNLPVTDILNDDGTLNELAVILVGEDRFVARKKIAKMLEEAGHLEKVEDYKSQVGFSERTDAAIEPKLSMQWFVKMKEMAQPALDDVLNGEVNLIPNKFENTYRHWMENVRDWNISRQLWWGQRIPAWYDDKGNWVVAKTKDEALEEFWKKKHLDESCSETEKAGFKHQLEPFLRQDDDVMDTWFSSWLWPISVFDGFKNPENKDINYYYPTNDLVTAPEILFFWVARMIMAGHEFMGKKPFTNVYLTGIVRDKLGRKMSKSLGNSPDPIGLIEKYGADAVRVGMLMSSPAGNDLMFDESYCEQGRNFASKIWNAFRLVKGWEVDEKLVNPNTQAISWFENRFNEALVEIEANFKQYRLSEALTITYKLVWDDFCAWYLEMVKPAYQQPIDAESYKATIAFFENIIKLLHPNMPFITEELWHDDLFADRGELDCCIVAEFPKGGTFDEQLLKDAEVIKTVVAEIRNVRNQKQISPKEALPLSIKVNSDLDYEKWLNIVFKLANVSEVEIVNDKIVGATAFMAGKDEFFIPLTENVDVEAERERLNADLVYLQGFLKSVDAKLSNERFVQNAKPEIIANERNKKADAEAKIKIIEESLAVLG from the coding sequence ATGAGCATATCCACCAAGTACAATCCTGCAGAAACAGAAGATAAATGGTATAGCTATTGGCTATCTAAAAAGTTTTTTCATTCAGAACCCGATGAACGCGAACCTTACACCATCGTAATTCCGCCGCCAAACGTCACAGGTGTACTGCACATGGGGCACATGCTCAATAATACCATTCAGGATGTATTGATCCGTAAAGCCCGCATGCAAGGTAAAAATGCTTGTTGGGTACCGGGAACTGATCATGCCTCTATTGCAACCGAAGCAAAAGTTGTGGCGATGTTAAAAGAACAGGGAATCAATAAAAAAGATCTCTCTCGTGAGGAATTTCTGAAATACGCCTGGGAGTGGAAAGAGAAATACGGTGGTATAATTTTAGAACAGCTAAAAAAATTGGGCGCAAGCTGCGATTGGGACCGTACCCGCTTTACCATGGAAGAAGATCTTTCTGAAGCAGTTATTGATTCGTTTATTCATCTCTACAAAAAAGGGTGGATTTACCGGGGTATCCGTATGGTTAACTGGGATCCGGCTGGTAAAACGGCCGTTTCTGATGAAGAAGTGATCCGTAAGGAAGTAAACCAGAAACTCTATTACATTAAATACCTGATTTCGGGAACGGACGATCAGTTCTTAACCATAGCGACTACGCGTCCGGAAACGATTATGGCCGATGCGGCGATCTGTATCAATCCGAACGATGAGCGTTTTACGCACTTAAAAGGTAAAAAAGTTTTCGTGCCTCTGGTTAACCACGAAATTCCGGTTATTGAGGATGAATATGTAGATATCGAATTTGGTACAGGTTGCTTAAAAGTTACACCGGCACACGATTTAAATGATTATGAACTGGGTGTAAAACACAATTTGCCAGTTACAGATATCTTAAATGATGATGGAACTTTAAATGAACTGGCTGTTATTTTAGTGGGCGAAGACAGATTTGTTGCGCGTAAAAAAATCGCCAAAATGCTGGAAGAGGCTGGGCATTTAGAAAAAGTGGAGGATTATAAATCGCAGGTTGGTTTTTCTGAGCGTACCGATGCTGCTATCGAACCAAAACTTTCGATGCAATGGTTTGTGAAGATGAAAGAGATGGCGCAGCCAGCTTTGGATGATGTTTTGAATGGCGAAGTAAACCTGATTCCCAATAAATTTGAAAATACCTACCGCCACTGGATGGAAAATGTTCGCGATTGGAACATTAGTCGTCAGTTATGGTGGGGGCAAAGAATCCCGGCCTGGTACGATGATAAAGGAAATTGGGTAGTTGCCAAAACCAAAGATGAAGCATTAGAAGAATTCTGGAAGAAAAAACATTTAGATGAAAGCTGCTCAGAAACGGAAAAAGCTGGATTCAAACATCAGTTAGAGCCATTTTTAAGGCAGGATGATGATGTGATGGATACCTGGTTCTCATCATGGTTATGGCCGATTTCAGTTTTCGATGGATTTAAAAATCCTGAAAATAAAGACATCAACTATTATTACCCAACCAATGATCTGGTTACCGCACCTGAAATCTTATTTTTCTGGGTAGCCCGTATGATTATGGCCGGACATGAGTTTATGGGCAAAAAACCATTTACCAATGTGTATTTAACAGGGATTGTGCGCGATAAATTAGGCCGTAAAATGTCTAAATCGCTGGGTAACTCACCTGATCCCATCGGATTAATTGAAAAATATGGTGCTGATGCCGTTCGTGTGGGGATGTTAATGTCGTCACCAGCTGGGAACGATTTAATGTTCGATGAAAGCTACTGTGAACAGGGACGTAATTTCGCCAGCAAAATCTGGAATGCTTTCCGTTTGGTAAAAGGATGGGAAGTTGACGAAAAACTGGTTAACCCTAATACTCAGGCCATATCCTGGTTCGAAAACCGCTTTAACGAAGCGTTGGTAGAAATTGAAGCTAACTTCAAACAATACCGACTGTCTGAAGCATTAACAATCACTTACAAACTGGTTTGGGATGATTTCTGTGCCTGGTATTTAGAAATGGTTAAACCTGCTTATCAACAGCCAATTGATGCGGAGAGTTACAAAGCAACTATTGCGTTCTTCGAAAATATCATCAAGTTATTGCATCCTAATATGCCTTTTATCACTGAAGAGTTATGGCATGATGACCTCTTTGCCGATCGCGGGGAACTGGATTGCTGTATTGTGGCCGAATTTCCGAAAGGCGGAACTTTTGATGAGCAATTATTGAAAGATGCAGAGGTAATTAAGACTGTGGTAGCCGAAATTAGAAATGTAAGGAACCAGAAGCAGATTTCGCCTAAAGAAGCGTTGCCATTAAGCATTAAGGTAAATTCTGATCTTGATTACGAAAAATGGTTAAACATCGTTTTTAAACTGGCCAATGTATCAGAAGTGGAGATTGTAAACGATAAAATTGTTGGCGCAACGGCTTTTATGGCCGGTAAAGATGAATTCTTTATTCCACTAACCGAAAACGTTGATGTAGAAGCAGAACGCGAACGTTTAAATGCCGATTTAGTTTATCTACAGGGCTTTTTAAAGTCGGTTGATGCTAAATTGAGTAACGAACGTTTTGTACAGAATGCAAAACCCGAGATTATTGCCAATGAACGCAATAAAAAAGCCGATGCTGAAGCTAAAATCAAAATTATTGAAGAAAGTTTAGCGGTTTTAGGCTAA
- a CDS encoding Uma2 family endonuclease: MSKPVPYPVLNDDEPVRQFNELDASLTYSYSNYLNWLFPERVELIAGKIFKMSPAPSRVHQGVSINLLNPIINFLKGKPCKVYAAPFDVRFPKESKADKDVFTVLQPDICVICDKSKLDARGCIGAPDLVIEILSPGNTKMELLNKYKVYEEFGVKEYWVVSQSDQSILIYTLNEMGKFQPSKIFTLSEKITSTVLPGFELALDDVFDDVE, encoded by the coding sequence ATGTCTAAACCTGTTCCATATCCTGTTTTAAACGATGATGAGCCTGTCAGGCAGTTCAATGAACTTGATGCATCGTTAACTTATAGCTATTCTAACTATTTAAACTGGCTTTTCCCTGAAAGGGTAGAGTTGATTGCAGGCAAAATATTTAAAATGAGTCCTGCGCCATCAAGGGTGCACCAAGGTGTTTCTATTAATTTGTTAAATCCAATAATTAATTTTTTAAAAGGTAAACCCTGTAAGGTTTATGCGGCGCCTTTTGATGTCCGTTTTCCAAAGGAAAGCAAAGCTGATAAAGATGTATTTACTGTTCTCCAACCTGATATCTGCGTAATCTGCGATAAAAGCAAACTCGATGCCCGCGGCTGTATCGGCGCACCTGATCTGGTAATCGAAATTTTATCGCCGGGAAATACCAAAATGGAGCTGCTAAATAAGTATAAGGTTTATGAAGAGTTTGGTGTTAAAGAATATTGGGTGGTGAGCCAAAGTGATCAAAGCATTTTGATATATACCCTAAATGAGATGGGTAAATTCCAACCCTCTAAAATATTCACCTTAAGCGAAAAAATTACGTCAACCGTATTGCCTGGTTTTGAACTGGCTTTGGATGATGTTTTTGATGACGTAGAGTAA
- a CDS encoding Uma2 family endonuclease — MSEPVPYPVLNDDEPVRQFNELDASLTYSYSNYLNWLFPERVELIKGKIFKMSPAPSRVHQEVAGNIFLKIGNFLEGKPCKVYPAPFDVRFPKESKADKDVYTVLQPDICVICDKSKLDARGCIGAPDLVIEILSPGNTKMELLNKYRVYEEFGVKEYWVVSQSDQSILIYTLNEMGKFQPSKIFTLSEKITSTVLPGFELALDDVFKDL, encoded by the coding sequence ATGTCTGAACCTGTTCCATATCCTGTTTTAAACGATGATGAACCTGTAAGGCAGTTCAATGAACTTGACGCATCGTTAACTTATAGTTATTCAAACTATTTAAACTGGCTTTTTCCCGAAAGAGTAGAACTGATTAAAGGTAAAATCTTTAAGATGAGTCCTGCGCCATCAAGAGTGCATCAGGAAGTGGCTGGTAATATTTTCTTGAAAATTGGTAATTTCTTAGAGGGTAAACCATGTAAGGTTTATCCGGCCCCGTTTGATGTTCGCTTTCCCAAAGAGAGCAAGGCTGATAAGGATGTATATACCGTACTACAACCGGATATCTGCGTAATCTGCGATAAAAGCAAACTTGATGCTCGTGGCTGTATCGGCGCGCCTGATCTGGTAATCGAAATTTTATCACCAGGAAATACCAAAATGGAACTGCTTAATAAGTACCGTGTTTACGAAGAATTTGGTGTTAAAGAATATTGGGTGGTGAGCCAGAGTGATCAAAGCATTTTGATATATACCCTAAACGAGATGGGGAAATTCCAACCCTCTAAAATATTCACCTTAAGCGAAAAAATTACGTCAACTGTATTACCAGGTTTTGAACTGGCATTAGATGATGTTTTTAAGGATTTATAA
- a CDS encoding heavy metal translocating P-type ATPase, with protein sequence MSHSHDKEDSCCSSKAHSEPKHSHDHAHEEGDEHDHDHGGDPSAFKTYLPAIVTLVMLLIGIAFDNLFNVPAFQVIRPYWYIVAYLPVGIPVLREVWETFKAKDFFTEFSLMSIATIGAFAIGEYPEGVTVMLFYTIGELFQMAAVNRAKRNIKALLDVRADVAHVLRNGKYEDINPEMVEIGETIQVKAGEKIPLDGELISDKSSFNTAALTGESKPRTINKGESILAGMLNLDKVIEVKVTKAFADSALSRILEMVQNATTRKAKTELFIRKFAKIYTPIVFFLALALVTIPILVLGNEYHFQTWLYRSLVFLVISCPCALVISIPLGYFGGIGAASANGILFKGSNFLDLITKLNTVVMDKTGTLTKGVFNVQKVESSIDEAEFLNLLTAVEAKSTHPIAKAIVEYAGEKEIHPAENIEEIAGMGLKGLVNGKEVLAGNVKLLEKFNIDFEPKIASIEESIVVVAIDQKYVGYVLIADEIKEDAADAIKQLYENGIKQVVMLSGDKTSIVKKVALSLGIDTYFGDLLPEDKVARLEAIKSDKSKVVAFVGDGINDTPVLAISDIGIAMGAMGSDAAIETADVVIQTDQPSKIATAVKIGKATKNVVIQNIVLAFAVKAIVLILGAGGIATMWEAVFADVGVALLAILNAVRIQKMKF encoded by the coding sequence ATGAGTCACTCACACGATAAAGAAGATAGCTGTTGCAGTAGTAAAGCGCATTCCGAACCAAAACATAGCCATGATCATGCACATGAAGAAGGCGACGAACATGACCACGACCATGGTGGAGATCCATCAGCCTTTAAAACGTATTTGCCAGCCATCGTAACGTTGGTTATGTTGCTGATTGGAATTGCGTTCGATAATCTTTTTAATGTTCCGGCATTTCAGGTCATTCGCCCTTATTGGTATATCGTGGCTTATTTACCTGTTGGCATTCCGGTTTTACGCGAGGTTTGGGAAACTTTTAAAGCCAAAGATTTCTTTACCGAGTTTTCTTTAATGTCTATCGCTACCATTGGTGCTTTTGCCATTGGAGAATATCCTGAGGGCGTAACGGTAATGCTTTTTTACACCATTGGCGAGTTGTTTCAAATGGCTGCGGTAAACCGTGCCAAAAGGAATATTAAAGCATTACTTGATGTTCGTGCAGATGTAGCACATGTATTGCGCAACGGAAAATACGAAGACATTAATCCTGAAATGGTAGAAATTGGCGAAACCATACAAGTAAAGGCTGGAGAGAAAATCCCTTTAGATGGAGAATTGATAAGTGATAAAAGCAGTTTTAATACTGCTGCTTTAACTGGCGAGAGCAAACCGCGTACAATTAATAAGGGCGAATCGATCTTGGCAGGGATGCTTAATTTGGATAAAGTAATCGAAGTTAAAGTGACCAAAGCTTTTGCCGATAGTGCATTATCCCGCATTTTGGAAATGGTTCAAAATGCCACTACCCGCAAAGCCAAGACCGAACTTTTTATTCGCAAGTTCGCGAAAATATATACCCCGATTGTTTTCTTTTTAGCCCTCGCGCTGGTTACTATCCCAATTTTGGTTTTAGGAAACGAATATCATTTCCAAACCTGGTTGTATCGTTCGCTGGTTTTCCTGGTTATATCTTGTCCATGTGCGCTGGTCATTTCTATTCCATTGGGTTATTTTGGCGGAATCGGTGCGGCATCTGCAAATGGTATTCTTTTTAAAGGCTCTAATTTCCTTGATCTGATTACCAAACTGAATACGGTTGTGATGGATAAAACCGGAACCTTAACAAAAGGTGTTTTCAATGTTCAAAAAGTAGAAAGCAGTATTGATGAAGCAGAATTTTTGAATTTATTAACGGCTGTTGAAGCCAAATCGACTCATCCAATTGCTAAAGCCATTGTAGAATATGCTGGTGAAAAAGAAATTCATCCTGCCGAAAACATTGAGGAAATTGCTGGAATGGGCTTGAAGGGGCTGGTTAATGGTAAAGAGGTTTTAGCAGGTAATGTTAAACTTTTGGAGAAATTTAATATTGATTTTGAGCCTAAAATTGCGTCGATAGAAGAAAGTATAGTTGTTGTTGCTATCGACCAGAAATATGTTGGTTATGTTCTAATTGCCGATGAAATAAAAGAAGATGCTGCCGATGCCATTAAACAGCTCTACGAAAACGGAATAAAACAGGTTGTGATGTTAAGCGGTGATAAAACCTCAATTGTTAAAAAAGTAGCCTTGAGTTTAGGAATTGATACTTATTTTGGGGATTTATTACCTGAAGATAAAGTTGCCAGACTTGAAGCAATTAAAAGCGACAAAAGTAAGGTGGTGGCCTTTGTGGGAGATGGAATTAACGATACACCAGTATTGGCGATCAGCGATATTGGTATTGCCATGGGCGCAATGGGTAGCGATGCTGCGATCGAAACAGCCGATGTAGTGATTCAAACCGATCAGCCTTCTAAAATTGCAACCGCGGTTAAAATAGGTAAGGCAACCAAAAATGTAGTCATCCAGAATATTGTATTGGCATTTGCGGTAAAAGCAATTGTCTTAATTTTAGGGGCAGGAGGAATAGCAACCATGTGGGAGGCGGTTTTTGCTGATGTTGGTGTGGCACTTCTGGCGATTTTAAATGCGGTGAGAATTCAGAAGATGAAGTTTTAG
- a CDS encoding M13 family metallopeptidase yields MKYQNLKRYFAALGIVAAGFSANAQTKKFIDPANMDLSVKPGDDFYTYASGTWIKNNPVPAKETRWGSFNELRDFNINAVKSLVEDAAADKSAPAGSVKRRVGDFYTAAMDSATIEKLGYTPIKADLAKIKQIKNIQGVLDQVAYMRTNGLGGGMFGLGVGQDRKNVNKYMVNISQGGTTLPDRDYYLKDDTRSVKIRDAYNTYMVTLFTLTGSTPEEAKQKAATVYKIEKQFAEAQMSRLEMRDPYATYNKLTVAELNKKTPDINWTTYLPKFKIKNQDTVLVSSPKFMVSLDGMLKSVPVSDWQTYLEWNILKGSASSLSSPFVKASFAFTQAQTGQKVQTPRWQRMSSLTDGTIGELLGQLYVAKYFKPEAKERMNEMIVNLRKAFEIRINGLEWMSPETKQKALAKLHAFTPKVGYPEKWKNYDGLVINKDTYFQNLRNASVWGYKEMVDQLGKPVDRKRFGMTPPTVNAYYSPTLNEIVFPAGILQFPFFDPNADDAVNYGGIGAVIGHEMSHGFDDSGSQYDAAGNLKNWWTAEDKAKFDAKTKALGEQFDAYTVLDTIHVIGKLTMGENIGDLGGLNAAYTAFKMTKQGQSNEKIDGFTPDQRFFLAWAQVWRGNILPESAAQLIKTDPHSPGPYRTIGAPVNMDAWYNAFDVKPGDKLYKKPEDRIRMW; encoded by the coding sequence ATGAAATACCAAAATTTGAAAAGATATTTTGCAGCGCTAGGTATAGTCGCCGCCGGATTTTCTGCAAATGCACAAACCAAAAAATTTATCGACCCTGCCAACATGGATCTTTCCGTTAAACCAGGCGACGATTTCTACACCTACGCAAGTGGTACGTGGATAAAAAACAATCCAGTTCCTGCTAAAGAAACGCGTTGGGGTTCATTTAATGAGCTTCGCGATTTCAACATCAACGCTGTTAAATCTTTAGTGGAAGATGCAGCAGCCGACAAATCTGCTCCTGCAGGTTCGGTTAAGCGTAGAGTGGGCGATTTTTATACCGCTGCTATGGATAGTGCAACCATTGAAAAATTAGGTTACACACCAATAAAAGCCGATTTAGCGAAAATTAAGCAAATTAAAAATATTCAGGGTGTATTGGATCAGGTGGCTTACATGCGCACCAATGGTTTGGGTGGCGGAATGTTTGGCCTTGGTGTTGGCCAGGACCGCAAGAATGTAAACAAATATATGGTGAATATTAGTCAGGGAGGCACAACACTTCCCGATCGCGATTATTACCTGAAAGATGATACACGCAGTGTTAAAATCCGCGATGCTTACAATACTTATATGGTTACTTTATTTACCTTAACAGGAAGTACACCTGAAGAAGCAAAACAAAAAGCAGCAACTGTTTATAAAATTGAAAAGCAATTCGCCGAAGCGCAGATGAGCCGTTTAGAAATGCGTGATCCTTACGCAACCTATAACAAGCTTACCGTTGCCGAACTGAACAAAAAAACGCCAGATATTAACTGGACAACCTATTTGCCTAAATTCAAAATCAAAAATCAAGATACTGTTCTGGTTTCTTCGCCTAAATTTATGGTAAGCCTTGATGGAATGTTAAAATCGGTTCCGGTTAGCGATTGGCAAACTTACCTGGAGTGGAACATTTTAAAAGGTTCGGCTTCCAGTTTAAGTTCGCCATTTGTGAAGGCAAGTTTCGCTTTTACACAGGCTCAAACAGGTCAGAAAGTACAAACACCGCGTTGGCAACGCATGTCATCTTTAACTGATGGCACTATCGGCGAATTATTAGGTCAGCTCTACGTTGCCAAATATTTTAAGCCAGAAGCAAAAGAACGCATGAACGAGATGATTGTGAACTTGCGTAAAGCATTCGAAATTAGAATTAATGGTTTGGAGTGGATGAGCCCTGAAACCAAGCAAAAGGCATTAGCTAAATTACATGCCTTTACACCAAAAGTGGGTTATCCGGAAAAATGGAAAAACTACGATGGTTTAGTGATTAATAAGGATACTTATTTCCAAAACTTACGCAATGCAAGTGTTTGGGGCTATAAAGAAATGGTTGATCAGTTAGGTAAACCTGTGGATCGCAAACGTTTTGGCATGACACCCCCAACGGTTAATGCTTACTATAGCCCTACACTGAACGAAATTGTTTTCCCTGCTGGTATTTTACAGTTCCCTTTCTTTGATCCAAATGCCGATGATGCTGTAAATTACGGTGGTATAGGTGCGGTAATTGGTCACGAAATGAGCCATGGTTTTGATGACAGCGGAAGTCAATATGATGCTGCCGGTAACTTAAAAAACTGGTGGACTGCTGAAGACAAAGCTAAATTTGACGCAAAAACAAAGGCTTTAGGCGAGCAGTTTGATGCTTATACCGTATTAGATACCATTCATGTAATTGGTAAGTTAACCATGGGCGAAAACATTGGCGATTTAGGAGGTTTAAATGCCGCTTATACTGCGTTCAAAATGACCAAACAAGGTCAAAGCAATGAGAAAATTGATGGTTTTACACCAGATCAGCGTTTCTTCCTGGCCTGGGCACAAGTATGGAGAGGTAATATTTTACCCGAAAGTGCTGCTCAGCTAATTAAAACAGATCCGCATTCTCCAGGTCCCTACCGTACCATTGGTGCACCTGTAAATATGGACGCATGGTATAATGCTTTTGATGTTAAACCTGGCGATAAATTATATAAAAAACCAGAAGACAGAATTAGAATGTGGTAG
- a CDS encoding DUF2625 domain-containing protein, producing MRSAFKTILILSLTLLSSISFAQDNKLISLEALINKTDPAWPLVKKWIDSAKNKVEILPVDSAKAKEVLYNSQMTTYATLGSVIYNTGGIMVDNGWIRILGSGSERLSRNVAEWNKGKTIQEYGDNIPYLLIADDAVGGFFAINYGGLGKDIKNVYYLEPNSLTWQPLGAGYGEFLVFCFDSDLSKFYKGLRWSNWSQFIANLDGTKTYSFRPYLWQEGTDIEKCTRKLVGIEEMYRFNIMKSKELNADKGIKKDDTQKKETKNEQ from the coding sequence ATGAGAAGCGCATTTAAAACAATTCTTATCCTAAGTTTAACCTTACTCTCTTCCATAAGCTTTGCTCAAGACAATAAGTTAATCAGCCTTGAAGCATTGATAAATAAAACCGATCCGGCCTGGCCACTGGTAAAAAAATGGATTGATTCGGCAAAAAATAAGGTAGAAATACTGCCTGTTGATTCTGCAAAAGCAAAAGAAGTTTTATACAACTCGCAAATGACTACCTATGCTACACTTGGTTCGGTAATTTATAATACTGGTGGCATTATGGTTGATAATGGCTGGATTAGGATTTTGGGCTCAGGCAGCGAAAGATTAAGCCGGAATGTTGCGGAATGGAACAAAGGGAAAACCATACAGGAATATGGCGATAATATTCCCTATCTTTTAATTGCCGATGATGCTGTAGGTGGTTTCTTTGCAATTAATTACGGCGGTTTGGGTAAAGACATTAAAAACGTGTATTACCTTGAACCAAACAGCCTAACCTGGCAGCCACTTGGAGCGGGTTATGGCGAGTTTCTTGTTTTTTGTTTCGATAGTGATCTCTCTAAATTTTATAAAGGTTTACGCTGGAGCAATTGGAGCCAGTTTATTGCGAATCTAGATGGCACCAAGACTTATAGTTTCCGTCCATATTTATGGCAAGAAGGAACCGATATTGAAAAGTGTACCAGAAAACTGGTAGGCATTGAAGAAATGTATCGTTTTAATATCATGAAGTCGAAAGAACTGAATGCTGATAAAGGCATAAAAAAAGACGATACACAAAAGAAAGAAACCAAAAACGAGCAATAA
- a CDS encoding DinB family protein: MPDTLATITQIKNTRAFVLELVKDLTTEQLNKIPSGFNNNMIWNIAHLTAAQQNLCYVRSGLTVTVPEEHFSPFLSGTKPENFIEQTEIDSIFDTLLNSMDRLTTDYLSGIFLKFDPWDKRYGMKLNSIEDAINFIPFHEGMHIGYIMALKKLV; this comes from the coding sequence ATGCCTGATACACTCGCTACCATCACTCAGATTAAAAATACCAGGGCTTTTGTTCTGGAATTAGTAAAAGATTTAACCACAGAGCAGTTAAACAAAATCCCTTCGGGTTTTAACAATAACATGATCTGGAATATTGCCCATTTAACCGCTGCACAGCAAAACCTGTGTTATGTAAGATCGGGATTAACGGTAACGGTTCCAGAAGAACATTTTTCGCCATTTTTAAGCGGGACAAAACCAGAAAATTTTATTGAGCAGACAGAGATTGATTCCATTTTTGATACACTCTTGAACAGCATGGATCGTTTAACCACCGATTATTTGAGTGGTATTTTTTTAAAGTTCGATCCTTGGGACAAACGTTATGGTATGAAACTAAATTCGATAGAAGATGCGATAAACTTTATCCCTTTCCACGAGGGGATGCATATCGGTTATATCATGGCATTGAAGAAATTGGTCTAG
- a CDS encoding MmcQ/YjbR family DNA-binding protein: MDIESFREYCLSLPGTTEGMKWEHLCFMIEEKIYVIIAIDEGNRFSIKCNPDEFDELAARDGIAQAYHMAKRQWIQIENLDVLNDKELKNRVADSRAMVLAKLPKKTQAKYA; the protein is encoded by the coding sequence ATGGACATCGAATCGTTCAGAGAATATTGTTTGAGTTTACCCGGCACTACAGAAGGTATGAAATGGGAACATTTGTGTTTTATGATAGAAGAGAAAATCTATGTAATTATTGCTATTGATGAGGGTAACCGTTTTTCTATCAAATGCAATCCGGATGAATTTGATGAACTCGCTGCCAGAGACGGCATTGCGCAGGCCTATCATATGGCAAAGCGGCAATGGATTCAGATCGAAAATTTGGATGTATTGAACGATAAAGAACTAAAAAATAGGGTGGCAGATTCGAGGGCGATGGTTTTGGCTAAACTCCCTAAAAAGACACAGGCAAAATACGCTTAA
- the mnmD gene encoding tRNA (5-methylaminomethyl-2-thiouridine)(34)-methyltransferase MnmD, translating into MNIITPTADGSNTLYNETIGEHYHSKHGALQESKHVFIDAGLKFASTNLNEVSILEVGFGTGLNFILSFEYCTENSINLNYTSIEAFPLTTDIIEQTGYAAYVPEEIWTDFISNYPEALKAPKKLTSLCSLEIPHTTLAEYSSDQKFDLIYYDAFSVQHQPEMWSDEIIAHACHFLKPGGTFVTYAITGKLKRAVKACGFTIEKLPGAPGKREMLRAIKGM; encoded by the coding sequence ATGAATATTATTACGCCTACGGCTGATGGTTCGAATACACTTTACAACGAAACCATAGGCGAACATTACCATAGTAAACATGGCGCCCTGCAAGAAAGCAAACACGTGTTTATTGATGCCGGATTAAAATTTGCTTCTACTAATTTAAATGAAGTTTCCATTTTGGAAGTTGGTTTCGGCACCGGACTGAACTTTATTTTAAGTTTCGAATATTGTACAGAAAATAGCATTAACCTTAACTATACCAGCATTGAGGCCTTTCCACTTACTACAGATATAATTGAGCAGACTGGTTATGCAGCATATGTTCCTGAAGAAATATGGACCGATTTTATTTCAAATTATCCGGAAGCATTAAAAGCACCCAAGAAATTAACTTCGCTTTGCTCGTTAGAAATTCCGCATACTACATTGGCCGAATACAGCAGTGATCAAAAATTTGACCTGATTTATTATGATGCATTTTCCGTGCAGCACCAACCCGAAATGTGGAGCGATGAAATTATTGCACATGCCTGCCATTTCTTAAAACCTGGCGGAACTTTTGTTACCTACGCCATTACCGGAAAACTAAAAAGAGCCGTTAAAGCCTGCGGATTTACCATCGAAAAATTACCTGGCGCCCCTGGTAAAAGGGAAATGCTAAGAGCAATTAAAGGGATGTAA